AAGGATGCCGAAGGTGTCACCGCCGTCGATTTCGCGCGCGACAACGAACATGCGGGCGTGGCAGAGCTGATCGCGCAGGCGGCTGCGGTATTTGTGCCAAAGCCCAAGGCGGAAACCGATTTCAAAAATGTAGGCGCGGGCATGACGGCGGCGAATGGCAACCCGCCGCCCCTGACGCAGGAACAACGCGACGCGCAAAACCGCACGGCGATCCAGCAGCTGGAGCAGAAACTGATCAAGGCGGGGCTGGTGCGGTAGCACAAGCAGCGGGAAAAGATTTAAACGTTCACATCCAGCCAGATGCGGAAACAGCGCTCCACCACCTGCGCCAGGAAGCCGACCTGGTCGATCGCCTGATCGGGCGAAAACGCGTCGGGGTTTCTTGATCCGAAGGCGATGATGCCGGCAGGGGTGTTCGTGCTGATTTCAAGGCGCAGCAGGGCGTGGCTTTTGACCAGTCCCGCGCCGGGGCCGAAGATTTCTTCGTGGCCGTTGATGTTCGGCTGCAACAGCGCGTCACCGTCGCCCAGCCAGCTGCGCACGAAGCCGGGCTTCACGAAACGCATGCCCGCGACATTGACGAAGGGAACTTCTTTCGACGTCGCCTCGATCACCAGCGTAATGGTATCCACATCCAGCAGCACCGGCAGGTCCTGCGTGATGGTTTCGACGAATTCCTCGAACGTCTCCGCCTCCAGCACCACCAGCACGGCGGTCTGGATGCGGCTCTGGTTGCTCATGTTGGCGCGGAAGGTTTCGATCAGTTCCTTCTGCACCTTATGCGCGTTGGACTTGTCCGATTTCAGGCGTTCGACCAGCACCTGCTGGAAATCGACCACGCCGCGCCCGCGATCCTGCCCGGGTGCGGAGAGTTCCTCCAGCAATTCGGGGTTATCGCGGAAGAAGTCTTTTTTCTTGCGCAGGTAAGCGATGACGTCTTCGTCGGTCAGGTCTTTCGCGGCAGCCGACATTACGCGGCATCCAGAATGGTCTGGCCGGTTTTCGCCCAGTCGGCGACGAATGCCGCAAGGCCCTTGTCGGTCAGCGGATGCGCGTAGAGCTGGCGGATCACTTTCGGCGGAATGGTCGCCACATGCGCGCCCACTTTCGCCGCATCGACCAGATGGATCGGGTGACGGATGGATGCGACCAGCACTTCGGTCTTGAAATTCGGGTATTGCTTGTAAATCTGCACGATGTCCTTGATCAGCTGCGTGCCGTCCTGACCAACGTCATCGAGGCGGCCGACAAAGGGCGAGATAAATGTCGCGCCGGCTTTGGCGGCAAGGATCGCTTGCGCGGAGGAGAAGCAGAGCGTCACGTTCACTTGCGTGCCGTTATCCGACAGCGCCTTGCAGACTTTCAAACCGTCGGGCGTCAGCGGCACTTTGACCGCGACGTTCTTCGCGATCTTGGCGAGTTTCTGGCCTTCCTTCAGCATCGTCGCGTAATCGGTGGCGGCGACTTCGGCGGAAACGGGGCCCTGCACAACTTCGCAGATTTCGGCGATCAGTTTCAGGAAGTTCTTGCCCGATTGCGCGATCAGGGTCGGGTTGGTGGTCACGCCGTCCAGCAGGCCGGTCGATGCCAAGTCCTTGATTTCAGCGATATCGCCGGTATCGACGAAGAATTTCATTGTATGCGCCCTTTCGAAAAGCTTCCTTTTGATCCGCGGTTATAGTACCCAATGGTTATGTCGCAATCTAGCCTTTTCAACGCGGGTGAAACGCCAGAGACCGGCCACCGCGCGCAGGTGCTGGTGCCCTATCCCTTATCAAGGGCTTACGACTATCTGGTGCCGCAAAATATGACCGTTTCGGCGGGGGATTATGTAAGGGTGCCGCTGGGCAAACGCGACACCATCGGCGTGGTCTGGACAACCGATGCGTCGGACGACAAGGTCGATCCCGCCAAGCTGAAATCCGTCTTGCAGAAATTCACCTTCGATCCCATGCCGCAGGTGCATCGGCAATTCGTCGAATGGGTCGCACGCTATACGATGTCGGATGTCGGCTCGGTGCTGAAAATGTCACTCAGCGCGCCGGAGGCGTTGCAGCCGCCGAAATCGGTGCCGGTGTTTACGCTGACCGATAACATTCCGGCCAAGCTGCCGGCGAGCCGCCAGAAAATCATCGACCTGTTGAAAGACGGCGTGCCGCGCCGCGCGGTCGATATCGCGCGCGAAGCCGGATGCTCGGCCGCCGTTGTGCGGTCGATGGCGGCGGCGGGGCAGCTGGAAACGCTGGCCGGTACGCCGCGCGCGCCCTGCAGCATGGTGGATGTGACGCAAAACAGG
This sequence is a window from Alphaproteobacteria bacterium. Protein-coding genes within it:
- a CDS encoding DUF484 family protein; amino-acid sequence: MSAAAKDLTDEDVIAYLRKKKDFFRDNPELLEELSAPGQDRGRGVVDFQQVLVERLKSDKSNAHKVQKELIETFRANMSNQSRIQTAVLVVLEAETFEEFVETITQDLPVLLDVDTITLVIEATSKEVPFVNVAGMRFVKPGFVRSWLGDGDALLQPNINGHEEIFGPGAGLVKSHALLRLEISTNTPAGIIAFGSRNPDAFSPDQAIDQVGFLAQVVERCFRIWLDVNV
- the fsa gene encoding fructose-6-phosphate aldolase — protein: MKFFVDTGDIAEIKDLASTGLLDGVTTNPTLIAQSGKNFLKLIAEICEVVQGPVSAEVAATDYATMLKEGQKLAKIAKNVAVKVPLTPDGLKVCKALSDNGTQVNVTLCFSSAQAILAAKAGATFISPFVGRLDDVGQDGTQLIKDIVQIYKQYPNFKTEVLVASIRHPIHLVDAAKVGAHVATIPPKVIRQLYAHPLTDKGLAAFVADWAKTGQTILDAA